A genomic stretch from Sphingomonas sp. HDW15A includes:
- a CDS encoding serine dehydratase beta chain: MDNEIEIESSFSLPELDFSDPPAGSDRRTFMVRSAMATAIAALGGVPNPLWAQSQAGPPLGSQGVDPNLQVVKNSKGPVMTLVDEFYKVGPGPSSSHTIGPMRITYDFYQRAIKLPADQLARATALKVHLFGSLSATGKGHGTERAALAGLIGHEPATIDPVAVLDKMAAEPDKVYPVKLGPKTIDVSLKDIIYDATKGDFHHPNTMIAKLMAGDKVLMEQEYYSVGGGFIEWKGYTPPKKNPRNIPIRR; encoded by the coding sequence ATGGACAACGAAATCGAAATCGAAAGCAGTTTTTCATTACCCGAACTCGATTTTTCCGATCCACCCGCGGGCTCCGACCGGCGCACGTTCATGGTCCGTAGCGCAATGGCTACCGCCATTGCGGCGCTTGGGGGCGTCCCGAACCCCCTGTGGGCACAGTCGCAGGCCGGCCCGCCTCTCGGTTCGCAAGGGGTCGATCCAAACCTCCAGGTAGTCAAGAACAGCAAGGGTCCAGTGATGACCCTAGTCGACGAGTTCTACAAAGTGGGTCCCGGCCCGTCCTCGTCCCACACCATCGGGCCGATGCGGATCACCTACGACTTCTATCAGCGTGCCATCAAATTGCCGGCCGACCAATTGGCCCGGGCGACGGCACTGAAGGTCCATCTGTTCGGAAGCCTGAGCGCGACCGGAAAGGGCCACGGCACCGAGCGAGCAGCTCTTGCCGGACTCATCGGACATGAACCGGCCACCATCGATCCCGTCGCTGTTCTCGACAAGATGGCGGCTGAGCCGGACAAGGTTTACCCCGTCAAGCTCGGCCCGAAGACAATCGACGTGTCGCTAAAGGACATTATCTACGATGCCACGAAAGGTGACTTCCATCACCCGAATACGATGATCGCTAAGCTCATGGCGGGCGACAAAGTCTTGATGGAGCAGGAATATTACTCTGTCGGCGGAGGCTTCATCGAATGGAAGGGCTACACGCCTCCTAAGAAGAACCCCCGAAATATCCCTATTCGACGATGA
- a CDS encoding L-serine ammonia-lyase, iron-sulfur-dependent, subunit alpha, whose translation MLEHTKRDNITLAELAYANELAISGRDKATIDAFLDKILGAMQATVKTGLAAPTSTLPGPIKLKTKAGDVFKNAMKEPLPARRGIGVLSAAALAGSEENARGHLVITAPTGGSAGVMPAVIYSLGPDGAKKSQQKLREALLAGAIVGYLCKHNATLSAAEGGCQAEIGVASGMGGAAIAAAHDDPPQISANAAGAALEHHLGMTCDPVAGFVQIPCIERCAFGAVKAWTGYLIARNEVSANRRVDIDSVITALAQTAKDMNPKYKETSEAGLAQSLVLC comes from the coding sequence GTGCTGGAGCACACCAAGCGCGACAACATCACCCTGGCCGAGCTCGCCTATGCCAACGAACTTGCCATATCCGGCCGGGACAAGGCGACGATCGACGCTTTCCTGGACAAGATACTGGGAGCGATGCAGGCGACGGTTAAGACTGGGCTCGCCGCCCCGACGTCAACGCTTCCGGGACCGATCAAGCTGAAGACCAAGGCCGGTGACGTGTTCAAGAACGCCATGAAGGAGCCGCTGCCCGCTAGGCGTGGTATCGGCGTCCTATCGGCCGCCGCCCTTGCCGGATCCGAAGAGAATGCCCGGGGTCATCTCGTTATCACTGCGCCCACTGGCGGTTCTGCTGGGGTGATGCCGGCGGTCATCTACTCCCTTGGCCCCGATGGCGCGAAGAAGTCGCAGCAGAAGCTCCGCGAGGCGCTGCTTGCCGGGGCCATCGTCGGCTATCTGTGCAAGCACAATGCGACTTTGTCGGCTGCGGAAGGCGGCTGCCAGGCGGAAATCGGTGTTGCTTCGGGAATGGGCGGAGCGGCGATTGCCGCCGCTCATGACGACCCGCCGCAAATTTCGGCCAACGCGGCCGGTGCCGCGCTCGAACACCACCTTGGCATGACCTGCGATCCGGTCGCGGGCTTCGTCCAGATCCCCTGCATCGAGCGATGCGCGTTTGGCGCCGTCAAGGCTTGGACCGGCTATCTCATTGCCCGGAACGAAGTATCCGCGAACAGACGTGTCGATATCGATTCGGTGATCACGGCCCTTGCGCAGACCGCCAAGGACATGAACCCAAAGTATAAGGAGACGTCGGAAGCCGGCCTCGCTCAGTCACTCGTACTTTGTTGA
- a CDS encoding MFS transporter, giving the protein MAGTITAAWLLTSLFYFYQYSMRSAPAVMVPELSSAFGMSAVGIASLIGLFYWAYAPFSLVAGVAMDQVGPRAVVPLGAATVAVGALLFSTGDPTLGSIGRFLQGAGGVFALIGAVYLVSNFMPASRAATLVGATQMFGMAGGSAGQFVVGPIIGSGVSWDTFWLSMGIAGLPIAVLLYFLIPGRSGATTHKPDLRAALRGFGAVFRNPQSILCGLIAGLIFIPTTIFDMVWGVRYLQEAHGLPYEVAVLRSAAVPFGWIIGCPLLGWLSDRLGRRKPVIAGAAMLLLVTLAFALYGPAGVLPPFTIALVAGIASGAAMIPYTVVKEVNRPEHSGTATGVINFVNFSLTAIFGPLFAARLVRVSEGAVERSLADYQVTFMPMLIGVALAIALTLLLQETGSKVRGPKTAQTLATS; this is encoded by the coding sequence GTGGCGGGTACCATCACCGCCGCGTGGCTCCTGACGTCGCTGTTCTACTTCTACCAATATTCGATGCGCTCAGCGCCCGCCGTCATGGTGCCCGAACTTTCGAGCGCGTTCGGGATGAGTGCGGTCGGAATCGCCTCTCTTATCGGGCTTTTCTATTGGGCATACGCACCGTTCAGCCTGGTGGCCGGGGTGGCGATGGACCAGGTCGGGCCGCGAGCGGTCGTCCCGCTAGGCGCCGCGACGGTTGCGGTTGGCGCCCTGTTGTTCTCGACTGGCGACCCGACACTCGGAAGCATCGGACGATTCCTGCAAGGTGCCGGCGGCGTCTTCGCTCTGATCGGGGCGGTTTATCTTGTCAGCAATTTCATGCCGGCTTCGCGAGCTGCTACACTGGTCGGTGCAACCCAGATGTTCGGCATGGCCGGAGGTTCGGCCGGGCAATTCGTGGTCGGGCCGATCATCGGCTCCGGCGTGTCGTGGGATACCTTCTGGCTGTCGATGGGCATCGCCGGCCTGCCTATCGCAGTCCTGCTATATTTCCTGATTCCCGGCCGAAGCGGGGCTACGACCCACAAGCCGGACCTGCGCGCCGCGCTCCGTGGATTTGGGGCGGTCTTCAGGAACCCGCAATCGATACTGTGCGGACTTATCGCCGGGCTGATTTTCATCCCCACGACGATTTTCGACATGGTCTGGGGCGTACGCTACCTTCAGGAGGCGCACGGACTCCCGTACGAAGTCGCGGTGCTTCGCTCGGCAGCCGTTCCATTCGGCTGGATTATTGGCTGCCCGCTGCTCGGCTGGCTTTCGGACCGGCTGGGGCGGCGCAAGCCGGTGATCGCCGGCGCCGCGATGTTGCTGCTCGTGACACTGGCATTTGCGCTGTACGGCCCGGCCGGGGTCTTGCCGCCATTTACGATCGCCCTTGTGGCAGGAATTGCATCAGGCGCTGCAATGATCCCGTACACCGTGGTCAAGGAAGTGAACCGGCCAGAGCATAGTGGCACGGCGACCGGCGTCATCAACTTTGTCAACTTCTCGCTGACGGCAATTTTCGGTCCGCTGTTCGCCGCTCGTCTCGTGCGCGTCAGCGAGGGTGCCGTGGAGCGAAGTCTCGCGGATTACCAGGTCACCTTCATGCCGATGCTGATCGGCGTGGCCCTGGCGATCGCGCTGACGCTTTTATTGCAGGAAACCGGTTCGAAGGTGCGCGGACCAAAGACCGCTCAAACACTCGCGACCAGCTGA
- the pflB gene encoding formate C-acetyltransferase, translating to MSTTVLEPKSKEKGKSRRPFVPGLWIKEVNVRYFIKQNYTPYHGDDGFLAGPTKRTLGIWKKLTDLFVEERKKGVLDVSQIPSSITAHDAGYIDKDREIIVGLQTDAPLKRAIMPNGGLKMVTNGLEAFGYTPDPNVIETFTKYRKTHNAGVFDAYTHDVRKCRSSHVLTGLPDAYGRGRIIGDYRRVALYGVDRLIEQKQKEKLALDLEWSTDDIIRDREELSEQLRALDELKVMAAKYGFDISRPAESAREAVQWLYFGYLASVKEQNGAAMSLGRVSTFLDIYFERDIEAGLLTEEEAQEIVDDFVIKLRIVRFLRTPEYDDLFAGDPTWVTESIGGMGDDGRPLVTKTSFRFLQTLYNLGPAPEPNLTIWYSPELPEGFRRFAAKVAIDTSSIQFENDEIMRQAWGDDGAIACCVSPMAMGKQMQFFGARANLAKCLLYAINGGRDEISGKQVAPATEPVKGDYLEFDDVVERFERTMDWLAKTYVSAMNVIHYMHDKYAYERIEMALHDYAPLRTMAFGIAGMSVVADSLSAIKYAKVKVKRDETGLITDYETEGSFPLFGNNDNRVDYFAAWLVSTFMAKLRKYPTYRNALHTQSVLTITSNVVYGKATGNTPDGRRQGEPFAPGANPMHGRDSHGIQASAASVAKIPYRDAQDGISLTTSLVPTGLGRTPEDRIENLTAILDRFFGTTGYHMNINVLNRETLMDAMDHPEKYPSLTIRVSGYAVNFVRLTREQQMDVINRTFHGE from the coding sequence ATGTCCACGACCGTGCTCGAGCCCAAATCGAAAGAAAAGGGAAAGTCGCGCCGTCCCTTCGTGCCAGGATTATGGATTAAGGAAGTCAACGTCCGTTATTTCATCAAGCAGAACTACACGCCCTATCACGGCGACGACGGCTTTCTTGCCGGGCCGACCAAACGCACCCTCGGCATCTGGAAAAAACTGACCGACCTGTTTGTCGAGGAGCGCAAGAAAGGCGTTCTCGACGTCTCGCAGATCCCAAGTTCGATCACCGCCCATGATGCCGGGTACATCGACAAGGACCGTGAAATCATCGTCGGACTTCAGACCGATGCGCCACTGAAACGCGCGATCATGCCCAACGGCGGGCTGAAGATGGTCACAAACGGGCTTGAAGCGTTCGGCTATACTCCCGACCCGAATGTGATCGAGACTTTCACGAAATATCGCAAAACCCACAATGCGGGCGTCTTCGACGCCTACACGCATGACGTCCGCAAGTGCCGCAGCAGCCACGTCCTTACCGGACTTCCCGACGCCTACGGCCGCGGACGGATCATCGGCGACTATCGGCGGGTGGCGCTTTACGGCGTCGACCGGCTGATCGAGCAGAAGCAGAAAGAGAAACTCGCGCTCGATCTCGAGTGGTCGACCGACGACATCATCCGCGACCGCGAGGAATTGTCGGAGCAACTTCGCGCGCTTGACGAGCTGAAGGTAATGGCGGCGAAATACGGGTTCGACATTTCCCGGCCTGCCGAGAGCGCGAGGGAAGCCGTGCAGTGGCTCTACTTCGGCTACCTCGCGAGCGTGAAGGAGCAGAATGGCGCAGCCATGTCGCTGGGTCGTGTATCCACTTTCCTCGACATCTATTTCGAACGGGACATCGAGGCCGGCCTGCTTACCGAGGAAGAGGCGCAGGAGATCGTCGACGATTTCGTCATCAAGCTTCGGATCGTCCGCTTCCTGCGTACCCCGGAATATGATGACCTGTTCGCCGGGGACCCGACGTGGGTCACGGAATCGATCGGCGGGATGGGCGATGACGGAAGGCCGCTGGTCACCAAGACAAGCTTCCGCTTCTTGCAGACGCTTTACAATCTGGGTCCGGCGCCCGAACCGAACCTGACCATCTGGTATTCGCCCGAACTGCCGGAGGGCTTCCGCCGCTTCGCAGCGAAAGTGGCGATCGACACCAGTTCGATCCAGTTCGAGAATGACGAGATCATGCGCCAGGCATGGGGCGACGACGGCGCCATCGCCTGCTGCGTCTCGCCCATGGCGATGGGCAAACAGATGCAATTCTTCGGCGCCCGGGCCAATTTGGCAAAGTGCCTGCTTTACGCCATCAACGGCGGACGCGACGAGATCTCCGGAAAACAGGTCGCCCCGGCTACCGAGCCGGTCAAAGGCGATTATCTGGAATTCGACGACGTCGTCGAGCGCTTCGAACGGACGATGGACTGGCTGGCGAAGACCTACGTCTCCGCGATGAACGTCATCCACTACATGCACGACAAATACGCTTACGAGCGGATCGAGATGGCGCTTCACGACTATGCGCCGCTTCGAACCATGGCGTTCGGAATAGCCGGAATGTCGGTTGTCGCCGACAGCCTTTCCGCGATCAAATATGCCAAGGTAAAGGTGAAACGGGACGAGACCGGGCTTATCACCGATTACGAGACCGAAGGCAGCTTCCCGCTGTTCGGCAACAACGACAACCGGGTGGACTATTTCGCCGCTTGGCTGGTCAGCACGTTCATGGCGAAACTGCGGAAGTATCCGACATATCGCAACGCGCTCCACACCCAGTCGGTGCTTACGATCACTTCGAACGTCGTATACGGCAAGGCGACCGGCAACACGCCCGATGGCCGTCGGCAGGGAGAGCCATTCGCGCCGGGCGCCAATCCCATGCATGGCAGGGACAGTCACGGAATCCAGGCATCGGCGGCCTCGGTTGCGAAGATTCCTTACCGCGACGCGCAGGACGGCATTTCGCTAACGACGAGCCTGGTGCCGACAGGCCTCGGCCGGACGCCGGAAGATCGAATCGAGAACCTTACCGCTATCCTCGACCGCTTCTTCGGCACGACCGGCTATCACATGAACATCAACGTCCTGAACCGCGAGACGCTGATGGACGCGATGGATCATCCGGAGAAGTATCCGAGCCTGACGATCCGTGTTTCCGGTTACGCGGTCAACTTCGTCCGCCTGACGCGCGAGCAGCAGATGGACGTCATCAACAGGACATTCCACGGTGAGTGA
- the pflA gene encoding pyruvate formate-lyase-activating protein translates to MSEVTEHPSAQGVPLEASSPFEMRVQLGEHVPETDVRSALRSGDMGFLHSFTTGSAVDGPGIRLVAWTTACMFRCQYCHNPDTWTLSNGIPVALERAIEEVQKYANGLRAMRGGFTLSGGEPLMQDRFAARLFAAVKDMGVHTAIETNGYFGDRLSDEELRSIDLVILDMKAFTIDQHRRVTGLHNEEVIEFCKRLARLSRPMWLRYVLVPGLTDIPEEMRKVADFGASLGVVNRAEILPFHQLGRFKWEKLGLDYHLAATEPPSAELVAQAVGIFREAGLDAS, encoded by the coding sequence GTGAGTGAAGTGACCGAACATCCCAGCGCCCAGGGCGTCCCGCTCGAGGCGAGCTCGCCGTTCGAAATGCGCGTGCAACTTGGCGAGCACGTTCCCGAGACGGACGTTCGCTCGGCCCTTAGGTCCGGCGACATGGGCTTCCTGCACAGCTTCACGACAGGGTCCGCGGTCGACGGTCCCGGCATACGGCTGGTGGCCTGGACGACGGCCTGCATGTTTCGATGCCAGTATTGCCACAACCCCGATACCTGGACCCTGAGCAATGGCATCCCGGTCGCACTCGAGAGGGCGATCGAAGAAGTGCAGAAATATGCCAACGGCTTGCGGGCAATGCGCGGCGGTTTCACACTCTCGGGTGGTGAACCGTTGATGCAGGACCGGTTTGCCGCCCGCCTGTTCGCGGCCGTCAAGGACATGGGCGTTCACACTGCGATCGAGACGAACGGCTATTTCGGCGACCGGCTCTCCGATGAAGAACTACGGTCGATCGACCTCGTCATTCTCGACATGAAGGCATTCACGATCGACCAGCATCGCCGGGTCACAGGTTTGCACAACGAAGAGGTGATCGAATTCTGCAAGCGTCTGGCGCGGCTGAGTCGGCCGATGTGGCTTCGCTATGTGCTTGTTCCCGGGCTTACCGATATTCCCGAAGAAATGCGGAAGGTCGCCGACTTCGGGGCATCGCTGGGGGTCGTGAATCGGGCTGAGATTTTGCCTTTCCACCAATTGGGCAGATTCAAATGGGAAAAGCTCGGGCTGGACTACCACCTGGCGGCAACGGAGCCGCCCTCGGCTGAGTTGGTTGCACAGGCGGTCGGGATTTTCCGGGAAGCGGGCCTGGACGCGAGCTAG
- a CDS encoding response regulator codes for MAKRNGLKAVADDTSAARARILLVDDDERNLLALSEVLSGLADIVTASSGREALRQLLEGEFAVILLDVFMPGMDGYETAQLIRERQQTARIPIIFLSAVNKETEHLMRGYAMGAVDYVFKPVDAVILQSKVKVFVDLYEMRVEIENKRRREQSLVDAHLRARAEKITVERELRLAEQRQAAIIESLPIVLYLEPLRMERRRPSFVSENLSRVTGYSFADVEAEDDFWESRIHPDDRERVLANLNDRVEGGGWSIHYRWRCAEGHYLHLHDQAVLLRGRNGEPVEFAGSFFDISDRRELENQLLQAQKMDAIGQLTGGVAHDFNNLLASMLGGLHLLQRRLDLGERDKVIVDQMRHAAEQGAELVRRMMAFARKQDLTPASVDPTHLCDSVRGLVSPTLGGRVKVDWHCQKLTRYPFVDKSQLELALVNLIINARDAMPDGGTVSVEIAELHPVQGSEPMIRIEVKDEGQGIPLEIIDRVTEPFFTTKEAGKGTGLGLSMVAGFVQQSGGRFTVNSKPGLGTSIEILLPSTGEAPVQAPATIQVASSIGDLRILLVDDDEAVRTVIGEQLRDLGANVEIAGSGETALELARAAGDKPHVILSDYAMPGMNGLETIRAVRTVLPAIRAVLMTGYADDDALDAHDQHTALVRKPIALNELVAVLGGRPDEPGSSVDSTEPVLRRQSGEA; via the coding sequence ATGGCGAAGCGCAACGGATTGAAGGCCGTGGCGGACGATACGAGTGCTGCCCGGGCACGAATTCTGCTTGTCGACGACGATGAGCGAAATCTCCTCGCCCTTTCAGAGGTGCTCAGCGGCCTTGCCGATATCGTCACCGCGTCGTCAGGCCGTGAAGCCTTGCGGCAACTCCTGGAAGGCGAGTTCGCGGTCATTTTACTCGATGTCTTTATGCCGGGGATGGACGGCTACGAGACGGCGCAGCTCATCCGAGAGCGGCAACAGACCGCCAGGATTCCGATTATCTTCCTGTCGGCGGTCAACAAGGAGACCGAGCACCTGATGCGGGGCTATGCGATGGGTGCGGTGGACTACGTCTTCAAGCCGGTCGACGCCGTCATCTTGCAGTCGAAGGTGAAGGTCTTCGTCGACCTCTACGAGATGCGGGTCGAGATCGAGAACAAGCGCCGGCGGGAGCAGTCTCTGGTCGACGCCCATCTGCGTGCGCGGGCCGAGAAGATCACCGTCGAGCGCGAGCTTCGCCTCGCCGAGCAGCGGCAGGCCGCGATCATCGAATCCCTACCGATTGTCCTCTATCTCGAACCACTTCGGATGGAGCGGCGGCGGCCCTCGTTCGTCAGCGAAAACCTGTCGCGTGTAACCGGCTACAGTTTCGCCGACGTTGAGGCTGAAGATGACTTTTGGGAAAGCCGGATACATCCCGACGACCGCGAGCGCGTGCTCGCCAATCTCAATGACCGGGTCGAAGGTGGCGGCTGGTCCATCCACTATCGCTGGCGATGCGCCGAAGGGCATTATCTGCACCTTCATGATCAGGCCGTTCTCCTTCGCGGAAGGAACGGGGAGCCAGTCGAATTTGCCGGCTCGTTCTTCGATATCAGCGATCGCCGGGAACTCGAGAACCAGCTTCTCCAGGCCCAGAAGATGGACGCCATCGGACAGCTCACCGGCGGGGTCGCTCACGACTTCAACAACCTCTTGGCATCCATGCTCGGCGGCCTTCACCTTCTCCAGCGCCGCCTGGACCTTGGCGAACGGGACAAGGTTATTGTCGACCAGATGCGGCATGCCGCGGAACAGGGTGCCGAACTCGTGCGGCGAATGATGGCATTCGCACGAAAACAGGACCTGACTCCCGCCAGCGTCGACCCGACTCACTTGTGCGATTCCGTGCGTGGGCTGGTTTCGCCGACGCTGGGCGGGCGGGTGAAGGTCGATTGGCATTGTCAGAAGCTGACGCGCTATCCCTTCGTCGATAAATCTCAGCTCGAATTGGCGTTGGTCAACCTGATCATCAACGCGCGCGACGCGATGCCAGACGGCGGAACGGTGAGTGTCGAGATCGCCGAACTTCATCCAGTCCAGGGTAGCGAGCCGATGATTCGGATCGAGGTGAAGGATGAAGGGCAGGGCATACCGCTGGAGATTATCGACCGTGTCACCGAGCCCTTCTTCACGACGAAAGAGGCAGGGAAAGGGACGGGTCTAGGCCTATCGATGGTGGCAGGATTCGTTCAACAGTCTGGTGGCCGCTTTACTGTCAACAGCAAGCCGGGACTGGGGACATCGATCGAGATCCTCCTGCCGTCGACCGGAGAAGCCCCGGTCCAGGCACCAGCCACAATCCAAGTCGCATCCAGCATCGGCGATCTTCGCATTCTGCTTGTCGATGATGACGAGGCGGTCCGAACCGTCATCGGCGAACAGCTCAGGGACCTTGGGGCGAATGTGGAAATCGCGGGGAGCGGCGAGACCGCATTGGAGCTTGCAAGGGCGGCAGGGGACAAGCCGCACGTCATATTGTCCGATTATGCGATGCCCGGAATGAATGGTCTCGAGACCATTCGCGCGGTTCGCACCGTACTGCCGGCGATTAGGGCGGTGTTAATGACCGGATATGCGGATGACGATGCGCTCGATGCTCACGACCAGCATACAGCGCTTGTGCGCAAGCCGATCGCCCTCAACGAACTCGTCGCGGTACTTGGCGGTCGGCCGGATGAGCCCGGAAGTTCCGTGGATTCGACTGAACCCGTGCTGCGCAGGCAATCCGGGGAGGCATGA